The following proteins are encoded in a genomic region of Dyadobacter sp. UC 10:
- a CDS encoding GWxTD domain-containing protein yields MRTSFNVLAHILTVAALAGCASSNKSVKQLPEAQVRSTSTQEAAPLVSEEPSLIAIQSKYILKDTTQTRVYLYVDAYKGKNPITPADFIKTYNLNYVIYSDYGTRERLGYGNVKLDSSNVSTSGQKIVVSYDLKSPNRDYGVLLSEISQTGTLEKVLNDLTIRFKKLDINQTYGVYTSSSTQPLQRHYINSNESVVIKKLSPGDQQQLHVFYYNHDFEPAGSPMNIANKGINKSLEVDSTFTIQSDQPLKFEKEGLYNIFSDTTQAEGLGLLVVNERFPKVTRPQLLLGPLLYMSTNTEINEIKKAEDYKKALDKYWLTLMNGNAPLAQQSIRSFYSQVEEANQLFTTYKEGWKTDKGMIYIVLGPPDKVQRSKDREVWSYDQRGNAQNVNFTFNRKNNQFVDDHYELVRYAEYQPIWYPVVEAWRNGSIR; encoded by the coding sequence ATGAGAACAAGTTTTAACGTTTTGGCCCATATATTGACGGTAGCTGCTCTCGCCGGTTGCGCGTCATCCAACAAATCTGTCAAGCAATTGCCGGAGGCACAGGTCAGGTCTACGTCCACTCAGGAGGCCGCCCCCCTGGTCAGCGAAGAGCCCTCTCTCATTGCCATCCAGAGCAAATACATTTTAAAGGACACCACGCAAACCCGCGTCTATTTATACGTCGATGCGTACAAAGGTAAAAACCCGATAACACCGGCTGATTTTATCAAAACCTACAATCTCAACTATGTCATTTATTCCGACTATGGAACAAGGGAACGTTTGGGTTACGGTAATGTAAAACTTGACTCTTCGAATGTATCAACGTCAGGTCAGAAGATTGTGGTTTCTTATGACCTGAAAAGCCCGAACCGTGATTACGGCGTACTTTTGAGCGAGATCAGCCAGACAGGTACATTGGAGAAGGTATTGAATGATCTGACTATCCGATTCAAAAAACTGGATATCAATCAAACTTACGGCGTTTATACGTCCAGTAGCACGCAGCCATTGCAACGGCATTACATCAATTCGAATGAGTCGGTTGTAATAAAAAAGCTGTCCCCGGGAGATCAGCAGCAGCTGCATGTTTTTTACTATAACCACGATTTTGAACCTGCCGGCTCTCCGATGAATATCGCCAATAAGGGTATAAATAAATCGCTGGAAGTAGACAGTACCTTTACAATCCAGTCGGATCAGCCCTTGAAATTTGAAAAAGAGGGTTTGTACAATATCTTTTCCGACACTACTCAGGCAGAAGGATTAGGTTTATTGGTTGTAAATGAGCGTTTTCCAAAGGTTACGAGGCCACAACTTTTACTTGGCCCGCTGCTTTATATGAGTACAAATACGGAGATTAACGAGATTAAAAAAGCAGAGGATTATAAGAAGGCGCTTGACAAATACTGGCTGACGCTGATGAACGGGAATGCGCCGTTGGCGCAACAGTCGATCCGGTCGTTTTATAGCCAGGTGGAGGAAGCCAATCAGCTGTTTACAACATATAAAGAGGGATGGAAAACCGATAAAGGCATGATTTACATCGTGTTAGGGCCACCTGATAAAGTTCAGAGGAGCAAAGACCGCGAAGTTTGGAGTTACGACCAGCGCGGCAATGCCCAGAACGTCAATTTTACATTTAACAGAAAAAACAACCAATTTGTGGATGATCATTATGAACTGGTCCGGTACGCCGAATACCAGCCCATCTGGTATCCTGTAGTCGAAGCATGGAGAAACGGCAGTATACGGTAA
- a CDS encoding transcription elongation factor produces the protein MEKSTVLQHLKSLLEERMRVAWDAMEAAQESANDQGKSSMGDKYETSRSMGQLDRNMHARQFEQTRQERLILERVNPGEKSQRVAVGSLLETTAGWFFVAVSLGSVKINEETVLAVSSSSPVGASLLGKEVGNKFDFMKKQHEILSLH, from the coding sequence ATGGAAAAGTCGACCGTTTTACAACATTTGAAATCGCTGCTGGAAGAAAGAATGCGCGTGGCCTGGGATGCAATGGAAGCCGCACAGGAATCGGCCAATGACCAGGGCAAAAGTTCAATGGGGGACAAATATGAAACTTCCCGCTCCATGGGGCAGCTCGACAGGAATATGCACGCAAGGCAGTTTGAGCAAACCCGCCAGGAGAGGCTGATTCTGGAAAGGGTGAATCCGGGGGAAAAAAGCCAGCGCGTTGCAGTAGGCTCTCTTTTGGAAACGACTGCGGGCTGGTTTTTCGTCGCGGTCAGTCTGGGTTCGGTTAAAATAAATGAAGAGACCGTTTTGGCAGTCTCTTCGTCTTCCCCGGTCGGCGCTTCCTTATTAGGAAAAGAGGTCGGAAATAAATTTGATTTTATGAAAAAGCAGCACGAAATCCTGAGCTTACATTAG
- a CDS encoding YebC/PmpR family DNA-binding transcriptional regulator gives MGRAFEYRKARMFKRWDKMAKTFTRIGKEIVLAVKSGTADPATNAKLRVLLQNARAANMPKDTIERAIKRATSKDQEDYKEMVYEGYGPHGVAILVESTTDNPTRTVANVRSYFNKLGGSLGTMGMLDFIFDRKCIFKIKNNAKDLEELEFELIDLGGEEVFLDEETDLINIYGEFSAFGALQHYFEENGYEIVEADFERIPNDTKTLSEEEAAEVEKLIEKIEDDDDVQRVYHNMA, from the coding sequence ATGGGAAGGGCTTTTGAATATAGAAAGGCTAGAATGTTCAAGCGTTGGGATAAAATGGCCAAGACCTTTACCCGGATCGGCAAAGAAATCGTTCTTGCGGTAAAAAGCGGAACTGCGGACCCCGCTACCAACGCGAAACTACGTGTTCTTTTACAAAATGCCAGGGCAGCCAATATGCCGAAAGATACGATCGAAAGAGCGATCAAACGGGCAACCTCCAAAGATCAGGAAGATTATAAGGAAATGGTTTATGAAGGTTACGGCCCGCACGGTGTGGCGATTCTGGTGGAAAGTACCACTGATAACCCGACCAGGACAGTAGCCAATGTAAGAAGCTATTTTAACAAGCTCGGTGGCAGCCTGGGTACCATGGGAATGCTCGATTTCATTTTCGACCGTAAATGCATTTTCAAGATTAAGAACAATGCAAAAGACCTGGAAGAACTGGAATTCGAACTGATCGACCTTGGAGGAGAGGAAGTTTTTCTCGACGAGGAGACGGATTTGATCAATATCTACGGCGAGTTTTCTGCATTCGGTGCATTGCAGCATTATTTTGAAGAAAATGGCTACGAAATCGTAGAAGCTGACTTCGAACGCATTCCGAACGATACCAAGACTTTAAGTGAAGAAGAAGCTGCCGAAGTGGAGAAACTGATCGAGAAAATTGAGGATGACGACGATGTGCAGCGCGTGTACCATAATATGGCCTGA
- a CDS encoding ABC transporter ATP-binding protein, with protein sequence MAKNKTVLRADKVSKQFGDQPVLSDIDLELRAGEWLAILGESGSGKSTLLRIFARFLDSDQGKIIFNGDELKSVSGELIPGHESIRLIHQEFELFPNQTVEENIAYSLRFYDTGYRNERVAELLEIAGLGSVRTHKAKLLSGGEKQRTAIAKALAEQPDVLLLDEPFAHLDNHNRRVLGDAIESMRRQQKTSCIFVTHESSDALAWSDRIAILKNGKIIQIGTPSEVYNQPVNSYVAELTGGINWLGSGEKRYFIRPEKIKATRKQEKSKWQGKVEAIRFHGNYWEIRCTNGKEQLSFYRNKLNVGIGETVFLTYAAKDLGNL encoded by the coding sequence ATGGCAAAAAATAAGACGGTTCTTCGCGCAGATAAGGTTTCCAAACAGTTCGGTGACCAGCCTGTACTTTCTGATATTGATTTGGAACTGAGGGCAGGAGAGTGGCTGGCGATTTTGGGCGAGAGCGGCTCGGGTAAAAGCACGCTCCTGCGCATTTTTGCTAGGTTTCTGGATTCCGATCAGGGTAAAATTATCTTCAATGGGGATGAACTGAAATCTGTAAGCGGAGAATTGATTCCCGGGCATGAGTCGATCCGGTTGATACACCAGGAATTTGAGCTTTTTCCCAATCAAACTGTCGAAGAGAATATAGCCTATTCTCTTCGCTTTTATGATACCGGGTACCGTAACGAGCGTGTAGCGGAATTGCTGGAAATTGCGGGGCTCGGTTCTGTACGAACCCACAAAGCGAAGTTGTTGTCGGGAGGTGAAAAGCAGCGTACCGCCATAGCGAAGGCACTGGCCGAGCAACCGGATGTATTATTGCTCGACGAACCTTTTGCGCATCTCGATAACCACAACCGGCGCGTACTGGGCGATGCGATTGAAAGTATGCGCAGGCAGCAAAAAACCAGCTGCATTTTCGTGACGCACGAGTCATCGGACGCGCTCGCCTGGTCCGACAGGATCGCTATCCTGAAAAATGGAAAGATCATTCAAATCGGCACACCGTCGGAAGTGTATAACCAGCCTGTCAATAGCTATGTAGCCGAATTGACGGGAGGGATCAACTGGCTTGGCAGCGGGGAGAAGCGATATTTCATCAGACCGGAAAAGATCAAAGCTACCCGGAAACAGGAAAAAAGCAAATGGCAGGGAAAAGTAGAAGCCATTCGTTTTCATGGAAACTACTGGGAAATACGCTGCACGAATGGGAAGGAGCAGCTTTCGTTTTACAGGAATAAATTGAATGTCGGGATAGGAGAAACGGTATTCCTGACTTACGCGGCAAAGGATCTTGGTAACCTGTAG
- a CDS encoding heavy metal-binding domain-containing protein, whose product MLVTTTPNIEGKKIIKYIGLVNGEAIIGANFFKDFLANIRDVVGGRSGSYEQGLREAKSIAIREMMDQAQRLGANAVIGVDIDLETIGGNSSMLMVSANGTAVCYE is encoded by the coding sequence ATGCTTGTTACTACTACCCCGAATATCGAAGGCAAAAAGATCATTAAGTACATTGGTTTGGTAAATGGCGAGGCAATTATCGGCGCCAATTTTTTCAAAGACTTCCTGGCAAACATCCGGGACGTAGTTGGCGGCCGCTCAGGCTCGTACGAACAGGGGCTTCGCGAAGCAAAAAGCATTGCGATCCGCGAAATGATGGACCAGGCACAGCGGCTCGGTGCCAACGCAGTAATCGGCGTGGATATCGACCTTGAAACAATAGGCGGAAACAGTTCCATGCTGATGGTCAGCGCAAATGGAACTGCTGTATGCTATGAATAA
- a CDS encoding GNAT family N-acetyltransferase, producing MILNWQFKTFDELSKEELYQLLRLRTQVFVVEQRCCFLDMDNKDQLCHHLLGYRDDALVAVSRIVPPGLSYIYPSIGRIAVSSAARGIGAGVELLNISIGMTEKLYGKVTIRIGAQLYLKRFYESFGFIQSSEIYPEDEIDHIEMTRIAKEK from the coding sequence ATGATCCTCAACTGGCAATTCAAAACTTTTGATGAGCTTTCCAAAGAAGAACTTTACCAATTGCTGCGCCTCCGCACGCAAGTATTCGTGGTAGAACAAAGATGCTGTTTCCTCGATATGGATAACAAAGATCAGCTCTGCCACCACTTATTGGGCTACCGCGACGATGCCCTTGTGGCCGTTTCGAGAATAGTGCCGCCTGGCTTATCCTATATTTATCCGTCTATCGGCAGGATTGCGGTTTCGTCCGCTGCCAGGGGGATAGGTGCTGGCGTGGAATTGCTGAATATCTCCATCGGAATGACCGAAAAACTGTACGGCAAAGTTACTATTCGCATTGGTGCACAGTTGTATCTTAAAAGATTTTACGAATCATTCGGTTTTATACAATCCAGTGAAATATATCCGGAGGACGAGATCGATCATATTGAAATGACCAGAATAGCGAAAGAAAAATAG
- a CDS encoding SDR family oxidoreductase has product MSNTEGMLREGSLANKTIIVTGGGTGLGKSMAGYFLKLGANVVICSRKEDVLKSTVEELKASSGENILYVPCDVRKPEQIENVISKAIEKFGQVDGLVNNSAGNFISPTERLSYKAVDVVVDIVLRGSYYFTLALGKYWIEKQIKGTVLSISTTYAWTGSGWVVPSAMAKAGVLAMTRSLAFEWASHGIRLNAIAPGPFPTKGAWDRLFPKELSEKFAFENRIPLKRVGDHQELANLAAYLMSDFSAYMTGEVITLDGGEVLSAGQFNFLGEVTGDQWDTIENQIKNATRNPGSGQ; this is encoded by the coding sequence ATGTCAAACACGGAAGGAATGCTCCGCGAAGGCTCGCTCGCGAATAAGACGATCATAGTAACCGGCGGCGGGACGGGATTGGGCAAATCGATGGCTGGATATTTTTTAAAATTAGGCGCCAATGTGGTGATATGCAGCCGGAAAGAGGATGTATTGAAAAGCACTGTCGAGGAGCTGAAAGCGAGTTCAGGCGAAAATATCTTATATGTTCCCTGTGATGTCAGAAAGCCTGAACAGATCGAGAATGTGATCAGCAAAGCAATTGAAAAGTTTGGTCAGGTGGATGGCTTGGTCAATAATTCGGCCGGAAATTTCATCAGTCCGACTGAGCGGCTCTCTTACAAGGCAGTAGATGTGGTGGTGGATATTGTGTTGCGCGGCTCCTACTATTTTACATTAGCATTAGGTAAATATTGGATTGAAAAACAGATCAAAGGAACGGTACTAAGCATTTCAACGACATATGCGTGGACAGGTTCCGGCTGGGTGGTTCCGTCTGCGATGGCGAAAGCGGGTGTACTGGCGATGACCAGGTCGCTTGCATTTGAATGGGCCAGCCACGGTATCCGCCTGAATGCGATCGCGCCGGGTCCGTTCCCAACCAAGGGTGCCTGGGACAGATTATTCCCCAAAGAGCTTTCAGAAAAATTTGCATTCGAGAACAGAATCCCCCTCAAACGCGTCGGCGATCATCAGGAACTGGCTAATTTGGCTGCCTATCTCATGTCAGATTTTTCAGCATATATGACTGGTGAAGTAATCACACTCGATGGTGGCGAAGTGCTCTCTGCCGGACAATTTAATTTCCTCGGAGAAGTCACTGGTGATCAGTGGGATACGATCGAAAACCAGATCAAAAACGCGACCAGGAATCCCGGCAGCGGCCAATGA
- a CDS encoding aspartate carbamoyltransferase catalytic subunit, translated as MTKLSVRHLLGIKNLNENDIQTILDTATEFKDVINRPIKKVPSLRDITIANVFFENSTRTRLSFELAEKRLSADVVNFSASGSSVKKGETLLDTVNNILAMKVDMIVMRHSSPGAPHYLSTRIPANVVNAGDGTHEHPTQALLDAFSMREKLGDLQGKKIAIIGDITHSRVALSNIFCLQKLGAEVMVCGPSTLIPKHLGELGVKIGHNVKEALEWCDVANVLRIQLERQQIKYFPSLREYSLYFGINKQMLDDLNKEIVLMHPGPINRGVELSSDAADSHHSIILNQVENGVAVRMAVLYLLAQQ; from the coding sequence ATGACAAAACTTTCGGTCCGGCATTTACTTGGAATTAAAAACCTGAACGAGAACGACATCCAGACGATTTTAGATACAGCGACTGAATTCAAGGATGTCATCAACCGGCCCATCAAGAAAGTACCTTCCCTGAGAGATATTACTATCGCCAACGTTTTCTTCGAAAATTCCACCAGAACCCGATTGTCTTTTGAGCTTGCAGAAAAGCGGCTTTCAGCTGACGTAGTCAATTTTTCAGCATCCGGCAGTTCAGTCAAAAAAGGTGAAACCCTGCTGGATACGGTGAACAACATCCTGGCCATGAAAGTGGATATGATCGTGATGCGCCACAGCAGCCCGGGAGCGCCGCATTACCTGTCCACCCGCATACCTGCAAATGTTGTTAATGCTGGCGACGGCACGCATGAGCACCCTACCCAGGCGCTTCTGGATGCCTTTTCAATGCGCGAGAAATTGGGGGATCTGCAAGGGAAGAAGATTGCGATCATCGGCGATATTACGCATTCCAGGGTAGCTTTATCCAATATATTCTGCCTTCAAAAGCTGGGTGCCGAAGTAATGGTTTGTGGGCCTTCCACACTGATACCTAAACATTTAGGCGAATTGGGCGTAAAAATTGGTCACAATGTAAAAGAAGCGCTGGAATGGTGTGATGTAGCAAATGTGCTTCGTATCCAGCTGGAAAGACAGCAGATCAAGTACTTCCCCTCCCTCAGGGAATATTCGCTTTATTTTGGAATAAATAAACAAATGCTCGACGACCTGAACAAGGAAATCGTACTGATGCACCCCGGCCCGATCAACAGAGGCGTGGAATTATCTTCCGACGCCGCCGATTCCCACCACTCCATCATACTGAATCAGGTGGAAAACGGAGTAGCAGTGAGAATGGCCGTGCTTTATTTGCTTGCGCAACAATAA
- a CDS encoding nitroreductase family protein, whose product MEQSVKTINTIISSRRSIFPPSYIQKEIPDEVISNILENANYAPTHKLTEPWRFIVFKGASLNKLAGFFSERYRTVTPPESYVQARYDAAGEKVLKSGCVIVINAELHPDKLPEWEETASVACAVQNMWLTATAYGLGSYWSSPGVLKELGAFLELPENQKCMGLFFMGYHDAPEVPARRTPIEGKVTWAE is encoded by the coding sequence ATGGAACAGTCTGTCAAGACAATTAATACAATCATCAGCAGTAGACGCAGCATTTTTCCTCCAAGTTATATCCAGAAGGAGATTCCGGATGAGGTGATCAGCAATATCCTTGAAAATGCCAACTATGCACCCACACACAAGCTGACGGAGCCTTGGAGATTCATCGTTTTCAAAGGTGCCAGCCTTAACAAACTTGCCGGCTTTTTCTCGGAAAGGTACCGTACCGTTACGCCTCCCGAATCTTATGTGCAGGCGCGCTATGACGCTGCCGGTGAGAAAGTCCTGAAATCAGGCTGCGTAATTGTTATCAATGCGGAGCTCCACCCCGACAAACTGCCCGAGTGGGAAGAAACAGCTTCCGTTGCGTGCGCGGTACAAAATATGTGGCTTACTGCCACAGCCTATGGATTAGGCTCCTATTGGAGTAGTCCGGGCGTCCTGAAGGAGCTTGGCGCATTTCTTGAACTTCCCGAAAACCAAAAATGTATGGGCCTCTTTTTCATGGGCTACCACGATGCCCCCGAAGTACCTGCCCGCCGGACTCCCATTGAAGGCAAGGTTACCTGGGCGGAATAA
- the metF gene encoding methylenetetrahydrofolate reductase [NAD(P)H], producing the protein MTKVTDFIQQANGKTLFSIEIIPPLKGQNINELLNSIEPLMEFKPPFVDVTYHREELIDRVGTDGIIERVPIRKRPGTVGICARLMERFHVDAVPHVICGGFTKDETEDVLIDLHYLGIDNVLVLRGDPEKSAGVFKPKSGGHTYASELVSQVSDMNKGILLHAETEMFPTNFCIGVAGYPEKHFDATSFDTDYQHLRKKVELGANYIVTQMFFDNEKYFRFVERCRAEGITVPIIPGLKPLATRKQLSVLAQIFHLEFPQDLVKEVEKCASDKEVRQVGIEWGIQQCRELIEYGVPVLHFYTMGKSDNVSQIARQVF; encoded by the coding sequence ATGACCAAAGTAACCGATTTTATTCAGCAGGCCAACGGTAAAACGTTGTTTTCCATCGAGATTATCCCCCCATTAAAAGGTCAGAATATTAATGAATTGCTCAATTCTATCGAACCGCTCATGGAATTCAAGCCTCCTTTTGTGGATGTTACCTATCACCGGGAGGAACTGATCGACCGGGTCGGGACCGACGGGATAATTGAGCGGGTACCTATCCGTAAAAGGCCTGGGACTGTTGGGATTTGTGCAAGGTTAATGGAGCGGTTCCACGTCGACGCAGTGCCGCATGTAATCTGCGGAGGTTTTACCAAAGATGAAACGGAAGACGTATTGATTGATCTCCATTATCTGGGGATCGACAATGTGCTGGTTTTGCGCGGTGATCCTGAGAAATCGGCTGGCGTTTTTAAGCCCAAGTCGGGAGGCCACACGTATGCTTCCGAACTTGTAAGCCAGGTAAGTGACATGAATAAAGGGATCTTGCTGCACGCGGAAACGGAAATGTTTCCTACCAATTTTTGCATTGGCGTGGCTGGTTACCCCGAAAAGCATTTCGATGCGACCAGTTTCGATACAGATTACCAGCACCTGCGCAAGAAAGTTGAGCTTGGCGCCAACTACATTGTTACACAGATGTTTTTTGATAATGAAAAATACTTCCGCTTTGTAGAAAGGTGCCGTGCAGAGGGTATTACAGTGCCCATTATTCCAGGCTTGAAACCGCTTGCCACCCGGAAACAACTTTCAGTGCTCGCCCAGATCTTCCATCTTGAGTTTCCGCAGGACCTTGTGAAAGAGGTAGAAAAATGTGCTTCCGACAAGGAGGTGCGCCAGGTGGGAATCGAATGGGGAATACAGCAGTGCCGGGAATTAATTGAATATGGGGTTCCTGTACTGCATTTTTACACAATGGGCAAATCAGATAATGTTTCCCAGATCGCGAGACAGGTTTTTTAA
- a CDS encoding DUF5686 and carboxypeptidase-like regulatory domain-containing protein: protein MRSGTMRDRSEGMRTRRLAVDRNAFFNITIFLFLLTLISSGKAVSQTTHVIKGRVTDASTGDPIPFANIAIRASLYGTTTNFDGFYQLHYNPPADSISVTYVGYDNRSKAIQAGITEQTIDVQLAPGSTQLKEVKIFAGENPAWAILRKIVANKRSNNPDNLGAVEYESYNKIQIDIDNLSEKFRNRKAVKKMTHIVDKYDEVKGENGETIIPIFISESVSNVFYRRDPKKKKEIINKTKISGVGLTDGSLTSQLIGSSFQQYNFYNNWLNLLEKDFVSPISENWKLYYDFYLADSVYNGSSYDYHIEFEPRQEQDLAFTGTFWVDGDTYALTQIDVNVGKKANLNFIEKIKIQQSYELFEDEGKWVTAKTRVLIDVDEPTKQTAGMLLKFYSANSKFKLNAPRDNKFYDTAIELKEDYMKHDSAFWIKSRPEALSPSEQLSFQLVDSLRVLPVVKTYTEILNILVNGYKKIDKWNIDIGPYLFLYANNAVEGHRFRMGFRTDPGFSRKWIFSGYGAYGTRDKAFKYGAGMDYIIDRKPWTMAGISYSKDLERLGVSAETIGPNTLFGAFSRFGAFRRAYWQEDISAYFKREVVKGLTGSLQIRHRDFRPLFPFAYKTNPEAGIDSPTRSSFDITEINLETRFANKETFLQNDNERISMGNGNSPAFTLRYTLGIRNFLGGDFNYNKLSFNVKQSFRTGVIGRTYYNITFGLIPSTLPYPLLYTPLGNESLFYVDNAFNMMRYFEFVSDRYVSLRLEHNFEGFLLNRIPAIKKLKWRMLATGKLFYGSISDANLSLTASTDEAGNEIQLFNKLKDRPYLELGYGIDNILKTGRIDFVHRLTYLDNPNVTPFAVKISFWFSL, encoded by the coding sequence ATGAGATCAGGAACAATGAGAGACCGAAGTGAGGGCATGCGTACGAGGCGATTAGCGGTTGATCGAAATGCTTTCTTTAATATCACAATATTCTTATTTCTACTTACATTAATCAGCTCGGGAAAAGCTGTATCACAAACAACCCATGTGATCAAAGGCCGGGTTACCGATGCCAGTACCGGCGACCCTATCCCCTTCGCCAATATTGCGATTAGAGCATCGCTCTACGGCACTACTACCAATTTTGATGGATTTTACCAGCTTCATTACAATCCGCCGGCCGACTCTATCAGCGTAACTTATGTCGGCTACGACAACCGCAGCAAAGCGATCCAGGCAGGGATAACCGAGCAAACAATCGACGTGCAGCTCGCTCCCGGCTCAACCCAGCTAAAAGAAGTAAAGATCTTTGCAGGTGAGAACCCTGCCTGGGCAATTTTACGTAAAATTGTGGCCAACAAAAGGAGTAATAATCCGGACAATCTGGGCGCGGTTGAATATGAGAGTTATAACAAAATCCAGATTGACATTGATAACCTTTCGGAAAAATTCAGGAACAGAAAGGCTGTCAAAAAGATGACGCACATTGTTGATAAGTATGATGAAGTGAAGGGTGAAAATGGCGAAACGATCATCCCTATCTTTATTTCAGAGTCAGTTTCTAACGTTTTTTATCGACGAGATCCTAAGAAGAAAAAAGAGATCATTAACAAAACGAAGATCTCGGGTGTAGGCCTTACAGACGGAAGCCTGACTTCGCAGCTGATCGGATCTTCATTTCAACAATATAATTTTTACAATAATTGGTTAAACCTCCTCGAAAAAGATTTCGTCTCGCCTATCAGCGAAAACTGGAAGCTATATTACGATTTCTACCTTGCCGATAGTGTCTACAATGGTTCCAGCTATGATTACCACATTGAGTTCGAACCCAGACAAGAGCAGGACCTGGCATTTACGGGGACATTCTGGGTAGATGGCGACACGTATGCATTGACGCAGATCGATGTCAATGTAGGTAAAAAAGCAAACCTGAATTTTATCGAAAAGATCAAAATTCAGCAGTCTTACGAACTTTTTGAAGACGAAGGCAAATGGGTTACTGCAAAAACGCGCGTACTAATCGACGTGGATGAACCCACAAAACAAACCGCCGGAATGCTCCTCAAATTTTATTCAGCCAACTCGAAGTTTAAGCTGAATGCCCCTCGCGATAATAAATTTTATGATACCGCGATCGAGCTGAAAGAAGACTACATGAAACATGATTCCGCTTTCTGGATCAAAAGCCGGCCCGAGGCGCTCAGTCCGAGCGAGCAACTATCATTCCAACTTGTTGATTCACTGCGGGTTTTGCCGGTCGTGAAAACTTATACCGAGATATTGAACATTCTTGTAAACGGATATAAGAAGATCGACAAATGGAATATCGATATCGGCCCTTATTTGTTTTTGTACGCTAACAATGCAGTGGAAGGGCACCGTTTCCGTATGGGTTTCCGTACAGACCCAGGTTTCAGCCGTAAATGGATTTTCAGTGGTTACGGCGCGTATGGAACGCGGGACAAAGCTTTTAAGTACGGCGCGGGAATGGACTATATCATCGACAGAAAACCCTGGACGATGGCGGGCATTTCCTATTCAAAGGATTTGGAACGTCTTGGGGTATCTGCGGAAACGATTGGCCCTAATACTCTTTTTGGGGCATTTTCGCGTTTCGGTGCATTTCGCCGGGCATACTGGCAGGAAGACATTTCTGCCTATTTCAAGCGTGAGGTTGTGAAAGGCCTGACGGGTAGTCTGCAGATCAGGCACAGGGATTTCAGGCCGCTGTTTCCCTTTGCTTACAAAACCAACCCGGAAGCCGGTATTGACTCGCCTACCAGGAGTTCTTTTGACATTACAGAAATTAATCTTGAAACGCGATTTGCGAACAAGGAAACATTCCTTCAGAATGACAACGAGCGGATTAGTATGGGCAACGGGAATTCTCCGGCATTTACGCTGCGCTACACGCTGGGAATCAGGAATTTCCTGGGAGGTGATTTTAATTATAACAAACTGTCTTTCAACGTAAAGCAAAGTTTTCGTACCGGGGTAATCGGGAGAACTTATTACAATATCACATTTGGACTGATCCCCTCGACACTGCCCTACCCGCTCCTTTATACGCCGCTGGGAAATGAGTCGCTGTTCTATGTGGACAATGCATTCAATATGATGCGTTATTTTGAGTTTGTCAGCGACCGCTACGTTTCCCTTCGGTTAGAACACAACTTTGAAGGCTTTCTGTTAAACCGCATCCCCGCTATCAAGAAATTAAAGTGGAGAATGCTCGCTACTGGAAAGCTGTTTTATGGCAGCATCAGCGACGCAAACCTTTCCCTGACTGCTTCAACCGACGAAGCAGGAAATGAGATCCAGCTGTTTAACAAACTGAAAGACAGACCGTATCTGGAACTGGGTTATGGGATCGATAATATTCTAAAAACCGGCAGGATCGACTTCGTCCATCGGCTGACTTACCTGGATAATCCTAACGTGACACCCTTTGCAGTGAAGATTTCTTTCTGGTTTAGCCTTTAA